The following is a genomic window from Bactrocera tryoni isolate S06 chromosome 2, CSIRO_BtryS06_freeze2, whole genome shotgun sequence.
cgtggTTTTCCGTCAAAGCTCATGAGCGACAACGGCAAGACATTTAtaggagctcaaagagccactgaAAAACAGTTCGTGGACTTTATCAAACAAGTGTCACCTgagattgtacaaaagtacgctcccCAAGGCATTAACTGGCAGTTAATCcttccaagcgctcctcatatgggtggtttatgggaatcagctgtaaaaagctttaaatcccactttaaaaaagtagctggaaactacaaatttaacttTGATGAGTTTACAACATAATTAATTCGTATTGAAGctgttctcaattcacggccattgacgacactctcgcaagatccctcagatctaacagctcttacaccagggcactttctcaaaggagcacccattatggccatacctgagccaggcgtggagtcgctttccttactaaatagatgggaaagaattaaaattctccatcatgatttcagccgccgatggaaggaggagtatataaaggaccttcacAAAAGGTACCCCTGGAAAACTCCCGAAAaggcgccaaagcttggagactTTGTCCTAATACACGATGATTGTCTCCCCCCTACAGAATGGCGGCTTGGTCGCATAGAGAAGCTTCATCACGAACCGACGATCATATCCGAGTAGTTGATCTCCGTACTCAAAACGGAACTCTAACGAGACCGCTCGTTAAACTATGCTTCTTACCAACCGCAGATAATAACGAAAACGCACATAATAAACAATCCGTACAATAATACCGACacgcagaaattgaaaaaaccGTCTAATAACTAAAACCAAAATCAATCGCACATATGATAAGTCATAAAGATGCTACAAAACAATGGGTAGATTACTAAATTCTGACAAACCAAATAAAGTTGGTTACAAATCGCACAATTGCATAATATATAGAAATGAGTTGCAACTAACCACAACTTTGTCTCCATACAGGCAAGCATGGATGCAGAAAGCATGGCAACTCCAACGCCAACATTGCGGTCGGCCATCAGTGTGCCCCGTCCTGGGGTTGCCCCAACACCGGCGCCTCGGACAACCACTGCAACAACACCGTCACTTCCCGCTCGTAGTATCGTAcgagcaccaacaacaacaccgtCATCACCAGCGGAGCCCCTTCGTTTACGATGCCCCCTTTGTCGCCGCCCCCACCGACTGCAATACTGTGGGCTCTTCAAGGGGTTGTCACCAATTCAACGCCAGCAGATAGTACAGGCGCATGGGCATTGCCACAATTGTCTGGTACCCACGCACGCAACTCACGACTGTGACTCAGGGGCTTTGTGCCACATCTGTGGCAGGCAGCATCACACGCTGCTCCACCGCACCCCGAAACGTGAGGTTGGTCGGTCACCTGCACCGCATAGCCGCGGCACAACCAGACCGCAGCAAACTAGTCGTGTGGCACGTTGGCGAAGACCGGCACCTCCTCAGGAGTCCCGTCTATGGCGTCTGCGCAATGCAGCATCGACAAGGCGCCATCAAAGGCCGCCCCATCGACGTACATCCGGGCTCAGCAACGTTGTGGCAACGTTGCAGCAGCTTCAGCGACTGCTAGGCTGaacattcgcctaggggggccgggatggctaaatgagttagCTTTCCGCCCTCATACCCCCCTACACCACACCACACACCACTCATAAAGCAACTCTGTCACACGCAAAAAGCAACACTGGCACACTCTCCACACTTGGAGACCGCACTCATCGTCAACATCGTTGGAAGCCGCAGTCTACAccctcacacacacaccaatacacGCCGTACATCAAGCCACCATAACTCTCCACAGCCCAACAAAAAAGGGCTCGTCCTGAAAGCAGCGTGGTTTTTTTTTCGATCACTCGTTTCGAGACGTACACATCGGCGGACGTTATACTAGTTGCATATTCGGCACGcgtttaaaaatactttttttacatCAGTTTCTATTCTTCCGGCGATATTCCGCACGCATTTAAAACATCATTTTCTATTTCATCCGGCGTTATTCGACGCATCAAAAACATCAGTTTCTATTCATCCGGCGTTATTCGACGCATCTAAAACATCATTTTCTATTCATCCGCCGATATTCCGCACGCATTTGAAACATCATTTCCTATTTCATCCGGCGTTATTCGACGCATCTAAAACATCATTTTCTATTCATCCGGCGATATTCCGCACGCATTTAAAACATCATTTTCTATTTCATCCGGCGTTATTCGACGCATCTAAAACATCATTTGTTATTCATCTGGAGATCCTGTACGCGCAGCAGCTGAACCAACACATCATCACAACATCGTTTTATAAGAACATATACACCTCCACTGGTACCCAACCAGGGAGTCCACTAATTCAATACATCTATCATACATAATCcatttttctatatacattGCCACCTTCACTGGTATCCGACCAGCAGACTTTTATTATAACCTTTCTGTTTccttaataaaattgttaacgTGAAGTGAACaaccacatacttatatatatattgcgtCCCAAAAGCAGTGGATATTAAAACCAAGTGGTAAGTTTTATATAATCCTAAAGCACCAATGTGCTTTGAGGATGTTATCGCAGTATTCCGAAATGAAAGTGTATCAAAGGAATTTGGCATGTCAAAACATGTTgaagataaaaaattttatgtagaTACGATAATAACAGAACAGTTTTCATATAGTGTATTCGCTTCACCAACAATTGTAAATGTTATAAAAGACATGCAAGTTTTAGAATCATGAAATTATATTGCTGATAGTACATTTAACATTGTGCCTGTCTCAAATGAATTTAAACAATTGCTGATTATTCACATTCAACAATCAGATCATGTAAgaattgattttaaattgatttgactttacatacatatttttattataactaaTTGAATTTCTTATTTCAGGCTtttccttttatatatttattaatgtcAAATAAATCGGAAAGAGCATATACACATGCTCTTCAGTATATTAATGCAAAGGTGCCCAATTTGAATCCAACATCTGTGGTTACAGATTTCGAATTTAGTTTGCGTAACGCCATCAAACATGTCTTTCCTGCTGTTCAATTGAAAAGTTGCTGGTTCCACTATACGAATGCTTTGCGACGAAAAGCTTCGAAAATTTCTAACTTCATTCGCAATCTAAATAAAGACAAACTAGCCAAATctatatttcacaaatttctaATCTTACCACTACTGAAACCGACTGATATCAAAgaagcatttaaaattttagaaaaagatGCTATTAATTTGAAAGATACTACGAAAGAACATATGGAAAGAAGTTCTCTTCTTAATGAATTCTTGAATTATTACAGACGTCAGTGgatgaaaaaggtaaaataaagtatttgaaattattttaaggcATTAAGGTGTAGGCATTTTGTAAAAGGAAGAATTATTAgtttttcaaattacaaaaaaaaacaagtaatgaTTTTTCCTTTTACAGAATGGTGACAAGGAGATGTATGCACTTTGAAAAAGgacaaatttttagttttaaatgataaatattgttttcaacGCTAATGCATTGCGTAAATTATTGTGTTTTGTTATTTCAGGAACGCCctgaaaatttttcgatttataAGGAACGCATTACTACCAGCAGCTCTGCAGAATCATTTCACAGTCAATTAAGAGCGAAATTGCCAAAAAAAGGAAGGTTTTATAGATTTTTGGACATTTTGACCGATATTGGTGCAACGaaatcaatggattttttgaaatcaattGGCGGATgtactattttatataaagctaaacaaaaaaggtttaaaacgcgttcaaattttgttcgtgAACGCCTCCATCTaatgcatcaaaaaaaaattacattaacagACATTCACAACCAGCTTTCATTAAAAGAAAACTGCATATTCGCAGAAGATTTTGTTAATGAAATTCCAAatgatgataatgatgatgatgatgatgatgaggatGAAGAGGATTATGTTAATACTGAACAAGTTgataaatgcgatgaaaaaaaagATTCCCTTTCTTTAACATGCTATCACAAAGATCGCGAAGTTTTGTGTTTACCATGTAAACATTGCAAAATTTGTCGCgattgcttcaaaaaaatagaaGAATCATCGCAAAATAAAGGAATAAAAGTGTTGTGTCCATTTTGCCGTTCCATTGTTAAGGATAGTatgataatttataattaaaggTTAACGTTTATTAGGGTTTCATTgcctttaaataatttttttccaaatgaaatcGCAAAGTTGAGGAATAAACATTGTGTAAACGCAGAGATTATAAGTTTCCTTTcatataatttacaataaataatggatatagttttttttttttatttttattaattttttaaattgttggcCTTTAACTGGCGGGGTGATATAACGTAAAAGGTGATAAAGCAAAATTTGCTTCACGTTAGCAGTTTTGTGGGGACGGCACAGCACGAGGCAGGAAAGCGGGGCATGGCCCGGTTGTGAAAATTTGTATCTgggaaaaacaaacaaacttatTCGCGAGCGGAGGGCGATGGTAGGGGTTGTGGGGGCGCGCGCGAGGACGGCACAGCGCAGAGACGGCCACCAAACTATATATACTCACatttttctctaaaatattgaaagcgaaataatgtcacattttgttttcagaaaaaatggTACAAATAATTGCAAATGGTAATAACGTCACTGCGGCtttatttccatttaaattGGAAATAATGTCCAGTGCCTTTATTTCCATTCCAATTGGAAATAAAGTCACAGTGACGTTATTTCCAGTGACGTTATTGCACCCCACCGTTCAAAACAGCATTAGAACGAATGCCATCGGATACGCACAAATCTGTCATAAGAGCGGATTGTACCCCAACAGGTGAACATGTGCGAAGATTCAATGCACCAACCGTTAATGATGTTCTTGCAATTATTGTTGGCGATCCAACTAAATCGCGAGACATTGTCGTTCAGCGAAGAAGCAATATCATGCATCGTGTAAACGTGACACATCGTTTGTACGATGCGTTACAATATCCAATCATTTATTGGCAAGGGCAGGACGGATGCGACATCACGTTGAAAATGGTCGATCCAATTACAGGTACAATATTCACACatttattattgctattattggTTTCCATTAACAATTcctttaattttgcattttcaggCGTATCAACGAATAAAAATCTAAGCGCAATGAATTACTATGCATATCGTATGATGATTCGTACAAATGAAGAGAATGTCATTCTGAAGTGCTGTCGGCTTTTCCAGCAATTCGCTGTCGACATGTATGTCAAAGTCGAGACCGAACATTTAGCGTTCATCCGAATCAATCAGGCAAATCTACGATCAGAGGACTAAATACACTTGCGTGATGCTATTCATTCAGATGGTGATGTTCAGAATATTGGACTTGTGACGATTCTCCCATCATCTTATGTATATCGGAAGCCCACGCCAAATGCACGAACACGCTCAAGACGCGAGGACGTACGTGCGAAATTATGGAACTCCGGATTTATTTATTACGTTAACATGCAATCCGAAGTGGACGGAAATTGAACGTGAGTTGGAACCGGGACAAAAACCGCAAGATTGCCATGACATAATCGCCAGAgtatttcagcaaaatctaaacgTTGTGGTGGATGTGCTGAAATGTAATTGTAATGTAACGATGCAATTTGGTGGCGAAACGGAGTTCGCTGGGTTTTCTAGTTGAATATACAATTATACAGAAGCATTTTGCCAAAAGCAATTATTTCATAACttgtgatttgaaaaaaaatagtaagactaaTAATTAATCTTAATcggaattaaatgaaatttaaaaacacacCAAGTATAATGGCATctttaactcaaatattgcgCAGTTATTTGAGTCAGCCAATAACCAATTGTCAATTAGGTAAAGAATAGAAAaagatttacaatatttagctTCCTTCGAAGggaatgtaaaaaaattgccATTCTTCATTGAGGCAATTGACAGAGTACGGAGAGAGACTATGTAGGAcaggaagaaatattttttagggtGATCTATGATCTAAAAATTGGTGGttcagcaaaaaattttttgcaagcaAACCCACCTCAAGATTATGTTAGTTGTAAAGATAAGCTAAGGAAGCATTACAGACCCACAAAAGATCAAATGACGATCACGAAAGAAATTTTGGAACTTAGGGCACACAGCATAGCGGAATTAAGTAGaagaataaaagaaataatagatAACATAACAGAATATAGTACACTAAGTGAAAATGGTGACActatgaaagaaatattttcaagaatgcTTATACAAGGGTAAAGCAACTTGCAGCAGGGACTTTCGCCTATATGATACGGAATATAACGAAATGGGCAGACATGACAAATACGATCCACAATTTCATAGGGCTAGAAGATGGAAATTTAAATCCTATATTTATAGCAAGAAACAGAAATTCAAACCAATTTGCTCAGAAGGCAAGAAATTTTGATAGtaaccaaaatcaaaataatcaaagaatAAACAACTTTAGGAGACAAAATATTGGCGATCAAAACAATGATCGTTATTATGCACAAAATAATTCGGGACGATACTCACAAAGAAATACTAACTTTTCAGGGCAAAATAATTATCATCCAATAATCCACAGAgacaaactaattatcggacAGGAAATTCAGGCcaatatacaaatcaatatcgtaataataatattaataataataataacggctATGGTAATTCAGCAAGACAAAATATACAGAACGGCACTCGACAAACAAGACGTTCAAATGGCCCAACACCCATAGATGTTGATGCTGTAAGCAGGACAGAGGAAACGAATAACAACGAGGAATTTTTTACCAATTAGCCtcggaaaatcaaaataaaatattaatttcacttactttgtttaacaaaaaatggtgTGCATTGGTAGACCCAGCCTCTACTAttagtattatgaaaaaatcaagctTTGAACATTATAAGTTACCGGttctagaaaaaataaaacaataattagtaCACTGAATGGTGATATAAGAGCGTCTAACGAAAGAGTTAAGACACCATGTCCGCTAGAATTTAAATACCCTCACAATGCTAGAATAAGATGGTTGAAAATAGACTTTGAAAAACCGTACGATCTTCTACTAGGaaacgattttatatttaataatttcaatataatcgaTATTGAAAACGAAGAAATTGAGCTTAAAAATGGTGTTAAAATtctgttttattcaaaaactatcCAAGAGCAAGTATATGCATTGGAAGaaagtaaaatgcaaaacattcaactgaatcatttaaaatcaaatgaacgAAAGGAGGttgaaaaattgctaaataagtatgaaaaattgATGTATAAAGAAGGCGATGCCTTGACAATCACAAAAACGGTGGTCCATGAAATAAGGACAACCACAAACCagcaaattaattcaaaaatatataggttACCTCCGAAACATGAGGAAGAAGCGATAAGGCAAATTAGGGAGCTAGAAAAACAAGGTATAATTCGGAAAAGtagaagtaaatatagttcacCTATTATCATAGTACCAAGAAAATGTGATAGTAtgggcaataaaaaaattcgtttaataATCATTTGCCAAACATTGATGGAATCTTAGACAAGTTGGGCAATGCGCAGTACTTCAGCACTCTTGATCTAGCCAAAGGTTATCATCAAATTTTAGTGGATAAAAAGGATATTAAAAAGACAGCTTTTGTATCTCCGGTGGGATTATAAGAATATATAATAATGCCCTTCGGACTAGAAAATGCTCCGGCTACCTTTCAACGACTAATGAATGACATATTACGGGAATACATAAATAAGATATGTGTCGCTTATTTGGACGACGTATTAATCTTTTCAACGTCATTGGAGGAACATTTAgagaaaatttaaagttaaaagaacataattttaaaattcagatagataaatgtagttttctaaagacagaaacaaaatttttggggcATACCTTAACAAAAGAAGAGATTAAGCCAAATCAGGACAAAATAGcagcaatacaaaatttgaaaatacctagaaccgaaaaacaattaaaaagtttccTTGGAGCCACTGGTTATTATAGAAAGTTCATTAGGGACTACTCAAAAGTTGCATATCcaatgattaaatatttaaaaaagggttataaaataaattcaagagaTCCGCAGTACATAGctagtttttaaaatttgaaatcactAATATCATCACatccaattttaaaatttccttaatATGATAAGGAATTTACTATTACAACGGATGGAAGTGATTACGCAATAGGCGCAGTGCTTTCTCAACAAGGTCAGCCAGTGTGCTACATTAGCAGAATTTTAAATAACCATGAAAAGAAATATGCTACAACAGATAAAGAATTCCTAGCCATTATATATTCAATAACTTATTTCAGGCCGTACATATATGgcgcaaaatttaaaattgtaactGATCATTGCCCGatagtatttttgaataataaatataaaggaagGGAGTTTTCACAACGGCACCAAAGGTGGCTATTGAAACTGCAAGAgtttaattatgaaattgaaTATCAGAAAGGGAAAACTAATGTAGTAGCAGATTTTTTAAGCCGAATTGAAAATTCTCCAAAAATCGACGAAAGTAATGATGAAGAAAACAATTTAGAAATGTCAGATACAATACATTCCGCAGAAGAGGAACTATTAGAACACTTCttcataaaagaagaaattgttaacaAGTATAAGACccaaattataataacatatagGCCCCAAACTGAAGTTCAAATAATACATGGAAGGAAAGTAATCGAGATCAACCCTATTGACACGGAGaacattttggaaaatattttccgaaGTCATATTGACAGGGGCAAAGTGGGTATTTTTTCCGAAGTGGAGGAGGCCGATTATAACAAAACTCAACTAATACTTATAAGCATAATTTCTTGCAATAGCAAGCTGCAAttcataaaatgtacaaaaaaggaacagtagaagaagaagagcaacagaaattatacaagaagaagacctacataaacaaatttcactttaccaTAGTAATGAGTCAATGCATAGTGGAATAAACGAGACTTACAatacacttcttcttcttcttaattggcgtagacaccgcttacgcgattatagccgagttaacaacagcgcgccagtcgtttcttcttttcgctacgtggcgccaattggatattcccagcgaagccaggtccttctccacttgatccttccagcggagtggaggtcttcctcttcctctgcttcccccggcgggtattgcgtcgaatactttcagagctggagtgttttcatccatccggacaacatgacctagccagcgtaaccgctgtcttttaattcgctgaactatgtcaatgtcgtcgtatatctcgtacagctcatcgttccatcgaatgcaacattcgccgtggccaatgcgcaaaggaccataaatctttcgcagaacttttctctcgaaaactctcaacgtcgactcatcagttgttgacatcgtcccaGCCTCtacatcatatagcaggacgggaattatgcgtgactcatagagtttggtttttgtttgtcgagagaggactttacttttcaattgcctactcagtccgaagtagcacctgttggcaagagcaatcctgcgttggatttccaggctgacattgttggtggtgtttacgccagtttgtttgatgacaggagatatttcgttttgccctcgttcactgccagacccattttctgtgcttccttgtccagcctggagaaagcagaactaacggcgcgggtgttgaggccgatgatatcaatatcatcggcatacgccagcagctgtacactcttatagaagatggtaccttctctatttagttctgcagctcgaactattttctccagaagcaggttgaagaagtcgcacgatagggagtcgccttgtctgaaacttcgtttggtatcgaacggctcggagaggtaattcccgatcctgacggagcttttggtgttactcaacgtcagtttacacagccgtattagttttgcggggataccaaattcagacatcgcggcataaaggcagctccttttcgtgctgtccaaagcagctttgaaatcgacgaagaggtggtgtgtgtcgattcttctttcacgggtctttttcaagatttggcgcatggtgaatatctggtcggttgttgattttccaggtctgaagcaacactgataaggtccaatcagtttgttgacggtgggctttaatctttcacacaatacgctcgatagaaccttatatgcgatgttgaggaggcttatcccacggtactTGGCGcggattgtggggtctccctttttgtggattatgcaGAGCACACTTGAAttctaatcgttgggcatgctttcgtccaaccatattttacaaagaagctgatgcatgctgcttatcagttcttcgccgccgtgtttgaatagctcggcaggcaatccatcggcccccgccgctttgttgttcttcaggcgggtaattgctattcgaacttcttcatggtcgggcaatggaacgtttggtccatcgtcatcgattggggaatcgggttcgccttctcctggtgttgtgcattcactgccattcagcaggctggagaagtgttccctccataatttaagtatgcactgggcatcggtcactagatcacctttgtgGGTTCTTCAATACACTTAGGGATAAAATATACTATCCAAAATTAAGGGAACATGTACAGCTAGTTATAGATAATTGcgaaaaatgcaagcaaattaaatataacaGGAAACCGACAAAGCCAAAGTTTAAACTAACAGAGACAtcatcatataaaaattaaataatacatgaggacatttttcattttaaaaagcaGTCATTTGTCACAGTAATTGATAAACTGACAAAATTTGCAGCAGCAATACAATATTACTGAAAGAAATTGGAGAGCAAAGAAAGCAATCATACTTGaacatttcacaaaatttgggaAACCAAATAAGATCATCATGGACAACGATTTCAGGGCCGAACAAACTCCCATACAGGTAATGCAGACATTGAGAGGCTGCACTCAACCATAAAATGTACATCCAATAATGCAAGAAATTTTATAGATCCAACCTTTTTAAAAAACACAATAGCCCAGAAGAAACAACTCATAATACACAGTAAAATAGGTACAGAGAGGACTACGAAGAACTGAGATCGACGGGGCcgatacaaaattataaaagtgtACGACACAAAGACGAACCATATTTCCGAATCACCCCTTTGCAAAAAATTCATGTAGCAAACTAAGACCACTTAAATTAGATAAAGTTGGCATGGAAAATGAAGATGATAGGTTTAGCACAATAGTACATAATGGCGATGTATGTTGAAAGTGTTAATTCACGAGTCAACACATTTTCAGATGATGTGGATAATAATGTTTCCGACGACCGCCATAAAATTGGCAACAGCATTCCTACAAGTGTCAAAATAATAGTGAATCGGAGACGATTCATTTTAGGAAGACGGGAGTTAACGACAGCCTCCGCATAGCAAGTTTACCATGactgtaaataaatttgagtcTTTGCATTTTCCAATTACGTAGtcccataaaaaaaaatctttatattcgtTTTAGGTTATTTAAGAATTTGATATGTTGTTTTCGTTCTGAATGCAGTAATCCTTTCTTATCAAAACAATAATACTGGGcctcacaagaaggcataattgtaaacaaaacagAACGCTTAACGTTCTGCCGAAATGTGCTAAAAATCTAATATTGAAATTGGCACTTTCTTTGTTTTGcattgaaaataaagattttatttgTATCTTACAATTCAACAGAACCACACGTGTTCTTATTTCATCCGCGCGTTCCCTCGTCGCGggaattaatttacatatacaaaacCCAATGATTTAATTCAAAGCTTAAAAAACTTATGAACCCTTCCTAAACGTGTTGTATGCAAGCGCcacctggtggcgccatctatatgtcgactgatgcgttagaatctgctaccTTTTTCgtttgtccagtgagaatttcatgacatttcatagattggaagtgaagttattgcgttttaagtgacAGTATGTTTGTTACCCAAGGTTATTCAAGACAGAGCACATAGGAATCATaaagaaaactttaaacaaataaaaaaacttatctTTACctaatataagtaaaaaaaaaatacgcagACCAGTGCAACGAATGTGGAAAGGATAAACATTTGCATAGATCAAATAATTTACCTATTGAAAAAACACGAATACCCTCAGAAAAAGGCGAATCTATGAATGTagatttcaaaaataacaaCGGAAAATTTTTGACAGCAAGCCAATGGGCATAGGAGAAGACATGACCTACACTATGATACTTACCATTACAAATTTGCCCAAACATAAAGAAAGTAACAACTTATAATGATACAAAATATAAAGGAGTgcaatttagtaattttatgaaaagatAGAATATGGAACATACACAATCATGGTCTTACAATTGAACAGGTAGAAAGATTTAATGGTATCTTAGCCGAAATAGCAAGATTCATCAAATCAACTACAGCACAAACATGCATACGAAAAAACTAGCAAAAGAATAAGTTTTTAATAACCCTAATCATCGCTCTTATTGTAGCAACGACCCAACAGCTAACCCTACACGATTCAAACCATGGTAACGGATATACTATAAT
Proteins encoded in this region:
- the LOC120768413 gene encoding uncharacterized protein LOC120768413 — its product is MPSDTHKSVIRADCTPTGEHVRRFNAPTVNDVLAIIVGDPTKSRDIVVQRRSNIMHRVNVTHRLYDALQYPIIYWQGQDGCDITLKMVDPITGVSTNKNLSAMNYYAYRMMIRTNEENVILKCCRLFQQFAVDMYVKVETEHLAFIRINQANLRSED